From Ptychodera flava strain L36383 chromosome 3 unlocalized genomic scaffold, AS_Pfla_20210202 Scaffold_26__1_contigs__length_13983176_pilon, whole genome shotgun sequence, one genomic window encodes:
- the LOC139125782 gene encoding C-type mannose receptor 2-like: protein MWKVNVGVALIFISSVKVIDAQPTWSRECSSFGNHCYRPDICSYRLSFLRDGNAQCPALGDVVNQQERLKAIEQRLEEMTKHMNELQKQTPGRNVTRGCLSSWRYLNLNGRCYLVNTNNSFTWIEAYEFCYNAGSRLVLINSEDVNTFLQPFITGSSVWLGLHDLNSEDHWQWIDGTSVTYANWHEGEPNDDAGDEECAEIMEHPNAEWNDLPCTLHRGYICEYNAGCGTGWQNFKDKCYTIRLAEYVTWNEANFACEQLGSQLVTVHSEDINAFLVELTRNRGGPFWIGLNDAAADGKWRWTDGSMLAYSNWSPGHPSDTDGGGDCALFQEQLAYGKSVNVLSAIDSFVRKWLNTKKKNSAPSSERYEVVVYGGNFHM from the exons ATGTGGAAGGTCAACGTCGGAGTCGCTCTCATTTTCATCAGTAGTGTGAAAGTCATCGATGCGCAACCGACATGGAGCAGAGAGTGTTCAAGTTTTGGTAACCACTGCTATAGACCAGATATCTGCTCCTACCGTTTATCATTTCTGCGTGATGGAAATGCTCAATGTCCCGCTCTTGGCGATGTGGTAAACCAACAAGAACGGCTAAAAGCCATCGAGCAACGACTGGAagaaatgacaaaacacatgaatGAATTGCAGAAACAGACACCAGGAAGAAATGTTACAAGAG GATGTCTGTCAAGTTGGCGATATTTAAACTTGAATGGACGGTGCTACCTGGTGAACACCAACAACAGCTTCACTTGGATTGAAGCATATGAGTTTTGCTACAACGCTGGAAGTCGACTTGTGCTAATAAACAGCGAGGATGTTAATACATTCCTACAAC CCTTTATCACAGGTAGCAGTGTTTGGCTTGGTCTGCATGATCTAAATTCGGAAGACCACTGGCAATGGATAGACGGTACATCA GTAACATACGCAAATTGGCATGAAGGCGAACCTAATGATGACGCAGGTGACGAAGAATGTGCGGAAATAATGGAGCATCCTAATGCAGAATGGAACGATTTACCATGTACCTTGCATCGGGGATACATATGCGAGTACAATGCCG GATGCGGTACAGGTTGGCAAAATTTCAAGGATAAATGTTACACCATACGTTTGGCTGAATACGTCACCTGGAACGAAGCAAACTTCGCCTGTGAACAATTGGGGAGTCAACTTGTAACAGTACACTCTGAAGACATAAATGCGTTCCTTGTTG AACTGACACGTAATCGGGGTGGTCCTTTTTGGATTGGTTTGAATGATGCTGCAGCTGATGGAAAGTGGAGATGGACTGACGGTTCGATG CTAGCCTATTCGAATTGGAGTCCTGGGCATCCTAGTGATACCGACGGTGGGGGAGACTGCGCCTTGTTCCAGGAACAGCTGGCTTATGGAAAGTCGGTGAATGTTCTGAGCGCTATCGATTCATTTGTGAGAAAGTGGTTG aatacaaaaaagaaaaacagtgcGCCCTCTTCTGAGAGGTACGAGGTCGTAGTTTATGGAGGAAATTTCCACATgtga